One Oligoflexus sp. genomic window, CGGGCATGAATATCCCGGCCGGTAAGGTCACGGAAAGCACCAAGGAAATCGTTTACCGGACCCTTGGCGAATATCGTTCATTGGATGAAATCGGCAAGACGGTCGTGAACTTCCTTGGTAACGAGGTTCCCGTTCAGGTTCGCGATGTGGCCGAGGTCGTCGACAACATGAAGGATGAAACCACCCGGACGTACTTCAATGGCCAGCAGGCCATCTTTTTGAATGTCTATAGGCAGTCGGGATCCAACACCGTCGAGGTCGTGGATTCGGTGATCAAAAAGATGGAAAAACTTGCGGCAACGATGAAAGACCAGCCCGGCACGCCGAAAATCGAACTCGTGCGCGACGGCAGCAAGCTGATTCGAGCCAACATCGCCGATGTCTATGAATCCATCATCATCGGTATCATCCTCACCATTATCGTGGTGTACTTCTTTCTGGCCAACGGACGATCCACCATCATCACGGGTTTGGCGCTCCCCAACTCTCTTCTGGGCGCGTTTATTCTGATGGCGATCTTTGGCTTTACGATCAACATCATGACCCTGCTTGCTTTGAGCCTTGCCGTCGGCCTTCTGGTCGATGATGCGATCGTGGTGCGGGAAAACATCTTCCGGCATATCGAACTCGGGGAAACTCCGATCAATGCCGCGATCAAGGGTACAACGGAAGTGACCCTGGCGGTTGTGGCCACTACGCTCGCGGTTATCGCGGTGTTCGGTCCCATCGCCTTCCTTCAGGGTATAGTAGGGCAGTTCCTGAAAGAATTCGGTCTGACGATCTGCTTTGCCATGGCCATCTCGCTCTTCGATGCCTTGACCATCGCGCCCATGCTGTCAGCGTATCTGGCTGGTGCAGCGCACGCATCACCGAAAAAAGGCGTCTACTATTACACGATGGGTGCGGTCCTGCGCGCCTTTGGGCGCTTTCAGGACTGGCTCGAACATCTTTATGAAGGTCTATTGAAGCGCGTCGTGCGTCTGCCCTGGCTCTTCATCGCCGGTGCGATCATGGTGTTCCTGGCCTGTATGAGTCTTGCGAAATATGTTCCCAAGACTTTCCTTACCCCCCAGGACTTCGGTGAATTCCTGATCACGCTCGACACGCCTCCGGGCACCAGCCTGGAAGAGATGGCGAAGCTGGCCCTGGCCGCGGAAGGCACTGTGCGCAACTTCTCGGAAGTGCGCCGCACCGCTCTTACGGTCGGTAAAAACAGCAAGAGCAACTTCGCGGAATACTTCGTCGAGCTGGTCCCCCGCGGGGAACGGAACATCAATACCTCGGAGTTCAAGGACGAGCTGCGCAAGGCTCTGACCAAATACAAAGCCGCCAACCCCATCGTCAAGGACATCGACCTTGTCGCGGCCGGCATGCGCCCCTATAACGTCAACATCGAAGGCGCGGACCTCGCAGAAATCGAAGGCATTGCCCGGGAACTCTTCACGCGCATCAAAGATCATCCCGCGCTGCAGGATGTGGATATCAACTACCGCCCCGGCAAGCCTGAAGTTCAGGTGCACATTGATCAAAAGCGGGCGCAAAGGCTCGGCGTCTTGGTCAATAGCGTCGGCGCGGAACTCCGGGGTCAGATCGAAGGTGTGACGCCCGCCGTATTCCGGGTGGATGGCGAAGAATATGATATCCGTCTGCGCATGAATGAAAGCGAAAGAAATCTGAAGAAGGAATGGGCGTCGATTTACGTGCCCAACATGAACTTTTCCAATG contains:
- a CDS encoding efflux RND transporter permease subunit, encoding MNLASLSIKRPVFITCLVLAMLAAGAMSFVKLGVDLFPNVTFPFVSVWTVYPGAGPKEIETLVSKLLEEQIATIPGLKSVGSVNQEGLSVVSAEFTLETDVKYAEQQVKDKIAMVRRNLPDGAEEPLVRRIDPSEQPVAIIAVQANLPPTQLFDLADRTVRPLFEQIPHVGLVEVLGGRKREIHVLLDRQKMKARELSVNMIAQRLGASGMNIPAGKVTESTKEIVYRTLGEYRSLDEIGKTVVNFLGNEVPVQVRDVAEVVDNMKDETTRTYFNGQQAIFLNVYRQSGSNTVEVVDSVIKKMEKLAATMKDQPGTPKIELVRDGSKLIRANIADVYESIIIGIILTIIVVYFFLANGRSTIITGLALPNSLLGAFILMAIFGFTINIMTLLALSLAVGLLVDDAIVVRENIFRHIELGETPINAAIKGTTEVTLAVVATTLAVIAVFGPIAFLQGIVGQFLKEFGLTICFAMAISLFDALTIAPMLSAYLAGAAHASPKKGVYYYTMGAVLRAFGRFQDWLEHLYEGLLKRVVRLPWLFIAGAIMVFLACMSLAKYVPKTFLTPQDFGEFLITLDTPPGTSLEEMAKLALAAEGTVRNFSEVRRTALTVGKNSKSNFAEYFVELVPRGERNINTSEFKDELRKALTKYKAANPIVKDIDLVAAGMRPYNVNIEGADLAEIEGIARELFTRIKDHPALQDVDINYRPGKPEVQVHIDQKRAQRLGVLVNSVGAELRGQIEGVTPAVFRVDGEEYDIRLRMNESERNLKKEWASIYVPNMNFSNVRLSDFARYEEAEGPSTINRRNRMRYIQLNADITPGGAGLDAAMKDTARILTEEMKIPPGVTFKFVGQGESYQEMKENMIVAMTLGVLFIYLVLASLYESFITPFTIMLVLPLAICGAVAGLYFGNKSLDLFSMIGCILLLGVAIKNSILLVDFANQKVQEGMTRNEAMILAGKTRLRPILMTTFALIAGMLPIAIGLNEASAQRTSMGVAIIGGLISSTLLTLIVIPAAYSYIDRFRVWSLGVMKKIFMAK